A portion of the Toxoplasma gondii ME49 chromosome VIIb, whole genome shotgun sequence genome contains these proteins:
- a CDS encoding peptidyl-prolyl cis-trans isomerase, FKBP-type domain-containing protein (encoded by transcript TGME49_258625) gives MKMPESALRFVSRLSPRTRSAYRHFRSRHFLGRSSLSSALPIETSQVVFTGSRAQESTSALRFCSHPGGFSSTRCRVLSSVSAAMVLVPSFRVSQRICPTIFCGCRRFGSNSSVDNENAFAFSSSHEKTLVGQFASLAFRGGLPYIPSVRRASLRVSSHGFSTGWSPLPSSPAGGSLEGQTSRESSRELPRSARRAALLALATGALWVSLCDCENTVRRLDKIWIGARGGRRHERVEQRQEETGERELGAVPLFSSSLHPQTDSRPAAWCQEKPASEETKSLAKSGETSAIDAQRETQPPKPRTRPFVITKEKYLEKKFAKSSEYRRTESGMRICEKEEGHGERVVGPGDVVWLQYEARRASDDQIFESTYAARLPTFLLKLFYLLGKRDIGSDAMPDGPYVRARVSCGDVCSSPPSSSVLLGECSAVELKSPLQRTERGFNSNLQNLHKSRVNGEKAESDTSVAGQTSRRKDREDGGSAAPCSPQAGHNVPALQLEQKSGAGKERADIVSVEKGFHPLIPALDEGIRGMRVGGIRELIVPPYLAYPFMCQEVLVYEVHVLWIGETLPKSDSLWIRLKRVGDVLWKSTGKGEEPKVP, from the exons ATGAAAATGCCAGAGTCTGCCCTTCGCTTTGTttcccgtctgtctcctcgaacGCGATCCGCATATCGTCACTTTCGGTCGCGTCACTTTCTCGGCCGAAGCTCGTTGAGCTCGGCTTTGCCTATAGAAACATCGCAGGTCGTTTTCACTGGTTCACGCGCTCAAGAATCAACGAGTGCGCTACGCTTTTGCAGCCATCCAGGTGGTTTTTCTTCCACTCGTTGCCGCGTGTTGTCGTCGGTTTCTGCAGCTATGGTGCTCGTGCCCTCATTCCGTGTAAGTCAACGAATATGCCCAACCATTTTTTGTGGCTGTCGGCGTTTTGGTTCGAATAGCTCGGTTGATAACGAAAACGCTTTCGCGTTCAGCTCTTCGCACGAAAAGACGCTTGTGGGTCAATTCGCTTCACTCGCCTTTCGAGGCGGTCTCCCCTATATTCCTTCAGTAAGAAGGGCctctcttcgtgtctcttcgcaTGGATTTTCGACAGGCTGGTCGCCGCTGCCCTCCAGTCCAGCTGGCGGGAGCCTCGAAGGGCAAACCTCCCGCGAGTCGTCTCGAGAGCTTCCACGCTCCGCCAGACGcgccgcgcttctcgccCTGGCCACTGGCGCGTTGTGGGTGAGTCTGTGTGACTGCGAGAACACAGTCCGCCGGCTGGATAAGATATGGATTGGAGCAAGAGGGGGACGACGACATGAACGCGTCGAGCAACGCCAGgaggagactggagagagagaacttgGAGCGGTCCCGttgttttcgtcttcccttcATCCGCAGACAGACTCGAGGCCAGCGGCTTGGTGTCAAGAGAAGCCAGCCAGTGAAGAAACAAAGTCTCTGGCGAAAAGTGGGGAAACATCAGCCATCGATGCGCaacgagaaacgcagccTCCAAAACCCAGAACGCGGCCGTTTGTAATTACTAAGGAAAAATACTTGGAAAAAAAGTTCGCCAAGTCTTCAGAATATCGCCGTACGGAATCAG GAATGCGTATctgcgaaaaagaggaaggccACGGTGAACGAGTCGTCGGCCCTGGCGACGTTGTGTGGCTGCAGTATGAAGCCCGCCGCGCAAGCGATGATCAGATTTTCGAGAGCACCTACGCTGCCCGTCTTCCCACTTTCCTCCTCAAACTGTTTTATTT ACTGGGAAAGCGAGACATCGGCAGCGACGCTATGCCTGACGGCCCATACGTCCGCGCACGAGTCAGCTGTGGGGATGTCTGCAGTtccccgccttcctcttctgttcttctcggcgAATGTTCTGCTGTCGAACTTAAGTCACCTTtgcagaggacagagagaggttTCAACTCCAACCTTCAGAACTTACATAAAAGCCGAGTGAACGGCGAAAAGGCAGAGTCCGACACGTCAGTGGCAGGGCAGACATCGCGGAGGAAAGACAGGGAGGACGGTGGCTCTGCTGCGCCGTGTAGTCCTCAAGCTGGCCACAACGTTCCAGCGTTACAATTGGAACAGAAGAGTGGAgcagggaaagagagggCAGATATCGTGTCCGTGGAGAAAGGATTTCATCCACTTATTCCTGCGCTTGACGAGGGCATTCGAGGCATGCGCGTCGGAG GAATCCGAGAGCTCATTGTCCCTCCCTATCTCGCATATCCCTTTATGTGCCAAGAG GTTCTAGTATATGAGGTTCACGTGTTGTGGATCGGAGAAACGTTGCCCAAGTCGGATTCACTTTGGATCCGTCTCAAGCGAGTGGGTGACGTTCTTTGGAAATCCACAGGGAAGGGCGAGGAACCGAAGGTTCCATGA
- a CDS encoding hypothetical protein (encoded by transcript TGME49_258622): protein MVLSDVAVILIDTEEELSNSSHVPVSTSLNPPSDGDRGEQEKPHRSRDSGRPNEIRATENAESKEMNSQTVHDDEKESAELAPEEPKRQVKASLEEDRVDDIHVEKVQYRELRALQKHQEDHLAMLINQVRQQQEELAARSRLLEEQHQELILMREHFIQITARGRLPDAKGTKPSNNVAPEDSSLVVPDSNDKKKESNGEDAAQRTASLGLTQILQSGGRRQLQGPAEMNNMPIQGYICKVIGHPCSHDEECCEDMMCTQPSFIRTEPQRPDSRGTCQRPANVAGFPSTPAWMIGHDEIPTGTMFFGDHVGATSGDHGPRRNSNLSRGFMNRLRVPPNSRMLGNEIDSIEVKERR, encoded by the exons ATGGTCTTATCAGACGTAGCCGTAATACTAATTGATACAGAGGAAGAACTTAGCAACTCTTCGCATGTCCCGGTTTCGACTAGTTTGAATCCGCCGAGCGATGGTGACCGAGGTGAACAAGAGAAACCGCACCGGAGCCGTGATTCAGGTCGACCAAACGAGATCAGAGCAACAGAGAATGCTGAGTCAAAGGAAATGAATAGTCAAACTGTTCAcgacgacgagaaagagTCTGCGGAGCTGGCGCCGGAAGAGCCGAAGCGGCAGGTCAAAGCGTCACTGGAGGAAGACAGGGTGGATGACATCCACGTAGAGAAAGTTCAGTACAGGGAGCTGCGTGCTCTACAAAAGCACCAAGAAGACCATCTCGCCATGCTGATCAACCAGGTACGACAACAGCAAGAAGAGCTTGCCGCCAGGAGCCGTTTGCTGGAGGAGCAGCACCAGGAACTCATTCTCATGCGAGAGCACTTCATCCAGATCACTGCACGGGGCCGTTTGCCAGATGCGAAGGGTACGAAGCCATCCAACAACGTTGCCCCGGAAGATTCATCCCTGGTGGTGCCCGATAGCAATGATAAAAAGAAGGAATCGAatggagaagacgcggctCAAA GAACGGCTTCGCTTGGCTTGACGCAGATTCTGCAATCTGGTGGTCGACGGCAGCTTCAGGGACCAGCAGAAATGAACAATATGCCAATCCAAGGCTACATCTGCAAGGTCATTGGACATCCTTGTTCTCATGATGAAGAGTGTTGCGAAGATATGATGTGTACGCAACCATCATTTATACGAACTGAGCCCCAACGACCAGACAGCCGTGGCACATGCCAACGACCGGCGAACGTTGCGGGTTTCCCTTCCACGCCAGCATGGATGATAGGACACGACGAAATCCCTACCGGCACAATGTTTTTTGGAGATCACGTCGGAGCGACGAGTGGTGACCATGGCCCACGTCGGAACAGCAACCTCTCTAGGGGATTTATGAACCGCCTGAGAGTGCCTCCGAACTCACGGATGCTGGGAAACGAGATCGACTCGATAGAGGTCAAAGAAAGGAGATGA
- a CDS encoding hypothetical protein (encoded by transcript TGME49_258618) has translation MGSGSPMVQKQTFGVDIAASSGDTAHLGPTADGASTQTRDQIQHIVLNGPGATAVPQQLNLSQVLIQNSSQFFLNWESPRGQPGESGKNGANNNQQYDWKKHVHNQPRGGRVEAMSKRQQIAEQEQQQKLVAEVFLLGKEIDSRQQHLAEHQDLFQCHG, from the exons ATGGGTTCGGGTAGTCCC ATGGTCCAGAAGCAAACGTTCGGTGTTGACATAGCTGCATCTTCGGGAGACACCGCACATCTGGGGCCTACGGCTGACGGAGCAAGCACCCAAACGCGCGACCAGATTCAACACATCGTTTTGAACGGCCCAGGAGCCACCGCAGTGCCACAACAGCTCAACCTCTCTCAAGTACTCATTCAGAACTCTTCGCAGTTTTTTCTAAACTGGGAATCGCCTCGGGGACAGCCTGGAGAAAGCGGCAAGAATGGCGCAAACAATAATCAACAGTATGACTGGAAGAAGCATGTCCATAACCAGCCACGCGGTGGTAGAGTTGAAGCCATGAGTAAACGGCAACAGATAGCTGAACAAGAACAGCAGCAGAAGTTGGTTGCGGAAGTCTTCCTCCTAGGCAAAGAAATCGACAGCCGGCAACAACATTTGGCTGAACACCAG GACCTATTCCAGTGCCACGGTTGA
- a CDS encoding hypothetical protein (encoded by transcript TGME49_258610) yields MPGRYAPLNRPEGHRENGYRRAKKQTAKRNLKCCHSSSRGRTWRALRNRTTVIGNWNWRFSRLPVRSMSSQLFVLLALAAAAQPGDASWFIASRQWDSIQKHLAVGFPSETQWLKGSEQFCHVSRTTDQRPTSALSVSRSRHAVSSDIRECTPPEWDATDNRRHLGVVFAVPPPLRLIPVSPVSSAAAFLGDIFSWRRHLWKIPGSSSALAESILPRSQIHRECSKPELSFLCAFIPSSSVVHRLSLLIPAPLHPSVSGSTSSSALHVYRNKFLHINPVRRVKHLRRNSGRSHVHELARERYLLHRQKDVRDYYRMKIRPHVDTCPHSQRNAAIKKPYQGVNEARKEENRRLNAEDDLRDEARIALLRAFLDSQSALVPAAGEADDAVWTEVEGNDGDRDSPQRRGNGGVSDVSESASFLPGLQDTGKKSGGDGWATFSDVKKACEELQLLLRKRRMLRPLGSHKLFVSGVDDRLMNSDLEDFFDFFFRKTKVKLHKNADGTHRGSGLIMFETTLDATRCLLEFNGVRIGAKRLFLAEALGPPLKPKVKKEYVLPAFPFGPSSSATQAGTSCGNISAP; encoded by the exons ATGCCAGGTCGGTATGCCCCACTGAACCGCCCTGAAGGCCATCGCGAGAATGGATACAGACGggcaaagaaacagacagcaAAAAGAAATTTGAAATGCTGTCATTCTTCATCCAGAGGGAGGACATGGCGAGCACTGCGAAACAGGACTACTGTAATCGGCAACTGGAACTGGCGATTTTCGCGCCTGCCTGTCCGTTCCATGAGCAGTCAACTCTTTGTCCTCTTAGCGCTTGCCGCTGCGGCACAGCCTGGTGATGCATCTTGGTTCATTGCGTCACGTCAGTGGGACTCAATCCAGAAGCACTTGGCAGTAGGCTTTCCCTCCGAGACTCAGTGGTTAAAAGGATCGGAGCAGTTCTGCCACGTGTCGCGGACAACCGACCAACGTCCTACTTCGGCACTCAGTGTCTCCCGCAGCAGACACGCAGTTTCTTCTGACATCAGGGAATGCACACCTCCAGAATGGGATGCCACGGACAATAGAAGACACTTAGGAGTTGTCTTCGCAGTGCCACCACCTCTCCGTCTCATCCCGGTgtcacctgtctcctcggctgcTGCTTTTCTTGGTGATATCTTTTCCTGGCGTCGTCACCTCTGGAAAATACCAGGATCATCTTCTGCACTTGCTGAATCAATACTTCCACGCAGTCAGATTCATCGTGAATGCAGCAAACCTGagctctctttcctctgtgcaTTCATCCCGTCTTCCTCGGTCGTCcatcgtctctctctgcttaTCCCAGCCCCGTTGCATCCGTCCGTATCAGGTAGTACCTCTTCCTCCGCACTTCACGTGTACCGCAACAAGTTCCTCCACATCAATCCCGTGAGAAGAGTGAAGCATCTCAGGAGGAACAGCGGGCGTTCCCATGTGCATGAACTGGCTCGTGAGCGCTACCTCCTCCACCGCCAAAAGGATGTGCGCGACTACTACCGAATGAAGATTCGGCCGCACGTAGACACATGCCCGCATAGCCAGCGTAATGCGGCTATCAAGAAGCCCTATCAAGGTGTTAATGAAgccagaaaggaagaaaatcGGCGGTTGAATGCAGAGGACGACCTCCGCGACGAGGCACGAATCGCTCTTCTGCGGGCCTTTCTCGACTCCCAATCTGCTCTGGTACCGGCAGCGGGAGAAGCCGATGACGCTGTGTGGACCGAAGTGGAAGGTAatgacggagacagagacagcccacagagaaggggaaatgGAGGAGTATCCGATGTCAGTGAGTCAGCCTCATTTTTGCCGGGGCTACAGgacacaggaaagaagagcggaggtGATGGATGGGCTACCTTCAGTGATGTGAAGAAAGCGTGCGAGGAACTGCAACTACTACTTCGTAAGCGTCGCATGCTCCGACCGCTTGGAAGTCACAAGCTCTTCGTCAGTGGAGTAGATGACCGCCTAATGAACTCGGATCTGGAAGACTTCTTCGATTTTTTCTTTCGGAAAACCAAGGTGAAGCTGCACAAGAATGCGG ATGGCACACACCGGGGAAGTGGACTCATCATGTTTGAGACGACTCTTGATGCGACGCGGTGCCTTCTAGAGTTCAATGGCGTCCGCATTGGTGCGAAACGTCTTTTCCTTGCTGAGGCACTGGGGCCTCCACTAAAGCCGAAGGTCAAAAAGGAATATGTGCTACCTGCCTTCCCATTCGgcccgtcttcttccgcaaCTCAAGCTGGAACTAGCTGCGGTAACATCAGCGCACCGTGA
- a CDS encoding hypothetical protein (encoded by transcript TGME49_258590~Predicted trans-membrane domain (TMHMM2.0):42-65) produces the protein MCRCGASPAPSLGGKQRPFPSDKLRRGGHPSVYRTFISLRRRLTLCALFLEWWLWALLCFYLSGFDGRGCLCAALFFRRGPGFSYRSFLFPSVPHHESQPPVPAALLSQLSVSLWPVCQTEPEELGLKEDLEAFAENRNLINSLRSVRKAKTYSFHGLFYRRKLKDLLSSGRILGFLVASPWMLTARHLCYNSSSTFAIPKTGVVLSRHFPRLSAFSRPRNICVNKQNLFQLSSPFCVAYCTPSGCRTGGNEGNHDTERGAERGVTSLNSNRAHQGETPAELHVSELAVTGSLLSLECRRGEFGRRKVRTLCLASSRAALPIHDSVQSKEEKEKAACDKHVAEERQRSQAKRSCVTIASKASTRRKRRSSSGPQPVAPLRPAVTVETVEAAFADVVEAVQHCTGLLRSFDAPVQRERFLKDEHSQADGHQSVGNEVSKEEVNSFSCRSEKPAAETANGNTVTQNERAQSRNKWIPGLTLGLPPVVKEAVSKFKHAARDLLGLRTSKQKEIQGTQDSATAFERAGVGKSITGEKNNSETSTTGKSCVWFDVTKHRLMVDRQELMKELGETSKGSWTLRFLGTGAMQASVTRNTSAILFSRGDGVSWLFDCGGGASATAFPPQPSSVVRPRFSPFLEKLTSTSWMRPHLLSPSHGGTLLHSSQPAQLVNSKKRRLRELALQRKQADLEKLLVQPSYAAAVAIAGAAVADRAAPGEGGDTEQQVDERQGTRPAAPLQTARKKRVSRIGKIFVTHLHGDHSLGIPSLLSQVAAGALLQREATEATASKFQGSSKPSSDCGDTGEPRPSCIDASNSPVEGRRAPRTDHKQEGRTTRDSSRARKCQEATAPNDDASDGMPVVDIIGPEGLRNLLRAIFVGTHVRRCARYRVHELKGVPCLHHGRRCSHPTLPELPKAPFEAEGGIDLWPSANGSYEVFSDRETKVLAVPIRHNVPTVGYVVEELGRTRRRLRAAALEPVVQRNLHALAEWPALRGQPKAVFKLLAALQPGDSFTFPDGTRIDYSDAFEEEAHHLRKLCICVDTCDASLIEQFAKGCDMMIHESTLSESGGVPDNGLGVDGKDDFINDYLPYDGDKAWPGRFIEQGKTKPNHTNLGKDAAGECAGPACGSVPGVRTRSKRKWTALDEEAFARGHSTAAMAGDFAGRAGAQRLVLTHFSQRFKGDASLTSVALMKSVEQEALNAMLNAERSVCQATFDNVQKEGGQDCVPRNATTSQNCASDHGSPPRVLAAFDGMTLHIRKRRANPAQATLPRRAAERAHAVDVTDGEEALKAQGARKG, from the exons ATGTGTCGCTGCGGTGCCTCTCCGGCGCCATCTCTCGGGGGAAAGCAGCGGCCGTTTCCCTCAGACAAACTGCGGCGTGGTGGACATCCATCAGTCTATAGGACGTTTATTTCTTTACGCCGCAGACTCACATTGTGCGCTTTGTTCCTTGAGTGGTGGCTTTGGGCTCTACTTTGTTTTTATTTATCGGGATTCGATGGAAGGGGGTGCCTGTGTGCGGCCCTTTTCTTCCGAAGAGGTCCCGGCTTTTCCTACCGCagctttctttttccctccGTGCCTCACCATGAGTCACAGCCGCCGGTTCCGGCGGCATTGCTGTCACAATTGTCCGTCAGTCTGTGGCCCGTTTGCCAAACGGAGCCTGAAGAGCTAGGACTGAAGGAAGATCTGGAGGCGTTtgcagagaacagaaacCTCATTAATTCTCTCCGCTCGGTTCGCAAGGCGAAGACATACTCGTTTCACGGTCTTTTCTACCGTCGCAAGCTCAAGGACCTCCTGTCATCCGGCCGTATTCTAGGATTTCTAGTGGCATCGCCTTGGATGCTTACAGCACGTCATTTATGCTACAACAGCTCCTCGACTTTCGCCATCCCGAAAACCGGAGTAGTTCTCTCCCGACATTTCCCCCGTCTGTCGGCCTTCTCCAGACCACGGAACATCTGCGTTAACAAGCAGAACCTTTTCCAGCTCTCCTCACCTTTCTGTGTCGCTTATTGCACACCTTCCGGTTGCCGCACCGGGGGCAATGAGGGTAATCACGACACGGAAAGAGGCGCCGAGAGGGGTGTCACCTCGTTGAATTCGAACCGTGCTCACCAAGGCGAAACGCCAGCGGAACTGCATGTGTCTGAGTTGGCCGTCACAGGATCGCTGCTGTCACTGGAGTGTCGGCGTGGGGAGTTCGGGAGACGAAAAGTCAGAACGCTGTGTCTCGCTAGCTCTCGCGCTGCTTTGCCTATCCACGATTCCGTACAAAgcaaggaggaaaaagagaaagcggcATGTGACAAGCACGTGGCTGAGGAGCGACAAAGGTCCCAAGCAAAACGTTCCTGTGTCACCATTGCAAGCAAAGCGTCgacgagacgaaagaggcgcTCTTCGTCTGGGCCGCAGCCGGTTGCCCCCCTCAGACCAGCAGTTACGGTAGAGACAGTCGAAGCAGCTTTTGCGGATGTTGTGGAAGCAGTTCAACACTGCACTGGTTTGCTCCGCTCTTTCGACGCGCCTGTCCAGCGCGAAAGATTCTTGAAAGACGAACATTCTCAAGCCGACGGTCACCAGTCCGTTGGGAACGAAGTGAGCAAGGAAGAAGTGAACTCATTTTCCTGTCGCTCTGAAAAACCAGCTGCTGAAACAGCAAATGGCAACACAGTGACACAGAACGAGAGGGCTCAAAGCCGCAACAAATGGATCCCTGGTCTTACGCTTGGCCTGCCTCCAGTAGTGAAAGAGGCGGTGTCTAAATTCAAGCATGCTGCGCGGGACCTTCTTGGCCTTCGTACAAGCAAACAAAAGGAGATACAGGGAACACAGGATTCTGCGACAGCATTCGAACGCGCAGGTGTGGGGAAATCGATAACAGGCGAGAAAAATAACTCAGAAACATCAACAACAGGCAAAAGCTGCGTATGGTTCGACGTCACCAAGCATCGACTGATGGTGGATCGGCAGGAGCTCATGAAGGAGCTTGGCGAGACGTCGAAAGGCAGCTGGACTTTGCGGTTTCTAGGCACCGGCGCCATGCAAGCATCT GTGACCCGTAATACCTCAGCTATTCTGTTCAGTCGAGGTGACGGGGTCTCTTGGCTGTTTGACTGTGGTGGCGGTGCTTCGGCTACAGCTTTCCCTCCCCAGCCATCCTCTGTTGTTCGACCGcggttctctccttttctggaGAAGCTGACCAGTACTTCGTGGATGCGTCCTcatctcttgtctccttctcatGGTGGCACTTTGTTACACTCCAGTCAACCGGCACAATTGGTAAACTCGAAGAAGCGCCGACTACGGGAACTTGCGCTTCAGCGAAAACAAGCAGATTTGGAAAAGTTGTTGGTGCAGCCCTCATATGCAGCGGCTGTAGCTATTGCAGGTGCTGCGGTTGCTGACAGAGCTGCTCCAGGGGAAGGGGGTGATACCGAGCAACAGGTGGATGAGAGACAGGGAACACGACCTGCGGCGCCGCTCCAAACCGCAAGGAAG AAGCGAGTGAGCCGCATTGGGAAGATCTTTGTCACGCATTTGCACGGCGACCATTCGCTGGGAATACCGTCGCTTCTTTCACAAGTGGCTGCCGGGGCCTTGTTGCAGCGTGAGGCTACCGAGGCAACGGCATCAAAGTTTCAGGGAAGCTCAAAACCCTCTAGTGATTGCGGCGACACAGGCGAGCCAAGGCCAAGCTGCATCGATGCGTCAAACTCCCCTgtcgagggaagaagggcTCCCAGGACAGACCACAAGCAGGAGGGGAGAACAACACGAGACAGCTCTCGGGCGAGAAAGTGCCAGGAAGCCACCGCACCAAACGACGATGCGAGCGATGGAATGCCTGTCGTCGACATTATTGGCCCCGAGGGCCTCCGCAACCTGCTGCGGGCAATCTTTGTA gGGACTCACGTTCGACGATGCGCGCGTTACCGTGTTCACGAGCTCAAGGGTGTGCCGTGTCTTCACCACGGTCGTCGGTGCTCCCATCCGACACTTCCAGAGCTTCCCAA AGCTCCCTTCGAAGCGGAGGGGGGAATTGATCTGTGGCCGTCGGCCAATGGATCATACGAGGTCTTCAGTGATAGGGAAACCAAGGTCTTGGCCGTTCCTATCCGG CACAACGTTCCTACTGTTGGTTACGTCGTAGAAGAGCTGGGGAGGACGCGACGACGCCTGCGTGCTGCTGCTCTTGAGCCAGTCGTACAGCGAAACCTTCACGCGCTTGCTGAATGGCCTGCCTTGAGGGGTCAGCCTAAGGCAGTTTTTAAA CTGCTAGCAGCCCTTCAGCCCGGAGATTCCTTCACTTTTCCGGATGGCACTCGAATAGACTACAGTGACGCCTTTGAAGAGGAAGCACATCATCTCCGCAAACTCTGCATTTGCGTGGACACATGCGACGCATCTCTCATCGAGCAGTTTGCAAAAGGCTGTGATATGATG ATTCACGAAAGCACTCTGAGCGAATCTGGCGGGGTCCCAGACAACGGACTCGGTGTAGACGGGAAAGACGATTTCATTAATGATTATCTGCCCTACGACGGCGACAAGGCATGGCCAGGACGCTTCATAGAGCAGGGCAAGACAAAGCCGAACCACACCAATCTTGGAAAGGATGCTGCAGGGGAGTGCGCCGGCCCAGCCTGTGGGAGTGTGCCAGGAGTTAGAACACGATCGAAACGAAAATGGACTGCATTGGACGAAGAGGCTTTTGCAAGAGGGCATTCGACTGCCGCCATGGCCGGCGA CTTTGCTGGTCGGGCCGGTGCCCAGCGGCTCGTCCTGACTCACTTTTCCCAGCGCTTCAAAGGAGATGCCAGTCTTACGTCTGTAGCTTTGATGAAAAGCGTCGAACAGGAAGCTTT GAATGCAATGTTAAATGCTGAGAGGTCGGTTTGCCAGGCAACATTTGATAACGTTCAAAAAGAGGGTGGGCAGGACTGTGTACCACGGAATGCAACGACGAGCCAGAACTGTGCCAGCGACCACGgctctcctcctcgagtGCTAGCAGCTTTTGATGGAATGACTTTGCATATACGGAAACGCCGCGCGAATCCTGCACAGGCGACTTTACCCCGACGAGCTGCTGAGAGAGCACATGCAGTAGATGTGActgacggagaggaagcttTAAAGGCGCAGGGAGCTCGGAAAGGATGA
- the ROP17 gene encoding rhoptry protein ROP17 (encoded by transcript TGME49_258580) — protein sequence MELVLCFVIITISGVIRESSALLLRSPTSNDVFGELVASAERAQPLATRLTKRISRLNFNDREDDFWEDHGDASWNNSYTLVNGRTTLGSENRRRPASHSLIERPYYRDGRLSPVLGVQERRGRSVHSYHEEPVSFFDQRAFDEYTFRRRSQLHRQRARAGLRSRIKQNVRRLWRSARGAVGGWGRRVRRKIGDLFVGHLMPQLRRLRFWDQGLPPVVPPLIGNEPGQASVALVAERMEAGLREKALTEKNPTEAQQAVGTYLINSAENTWFISSPGGRYILLKKRGFLGGGGFGLVYHVEHPTTGQPFALKIFVQRVMNNEVGDKISDLIEDEFGVMKYFPPEWTPARMYSELRFMVPLLKLRVLGKPEFQDVRNHLRIYSVCALFPKAQGDLEEAVVLLADMDRTNAYNIRMSCTIQMVKLLARFHAFELVHGDVKLQNFLVDKSGLLLLSDFTQILRTNERRYPPVVTVIYMSPEIATCMITRLRNAIPYTPQIDSWMLGISLYRLWCGNFPFGMTLDATALQVAGIVIRSSASSLDFASCHDIPEQFREMIVGFLRKTPGVRLSPQQALEQFSLLNWKGPSPASDTASESEPVSTEEAALLQKE from the coding sequence ATGGAGTTGGTGTTGTGCTTTGTGATAATAACGATCTCTGGCGTCATTCGCGAGAGCTCTGCCCTTCTTTTACGGTCACCAACGAGCAATGATGTGTTTGGAGAGTTGGTGGCGTCGGCGGAACGTGCCCAGCCTCTGGCGACCCGCCTTACAAAACGCATATCAAGGTTGAACTTCAACGACCGCGAGGACGACTTCTGGGAAGACCATGGAGACGCTTCCTGGAACAATTCCTATACGTTGGTGAACGGCAGGACAACACTAGGTAGCGAGAACCGACGAAGACCTGCCAGTCATTCTCTGATCGAAAGACCCTATTACCGTGATGGGAGGTTGTCACCCGTTTTAGGTGTTCAGGAACGTAGGGGGCGCAGTGTTCATTCGTATCATGAAGAAccagtttcctttttcgatCAGCGTGCTTTTGATGAGTATACCTTCAGAAGAAGATCACAGCTTCATAGACAACGGGCACGGGCCGGACTGCGCTCAAGAATAAAACAGAATGTGAGACGACTCTGGAGATCGGCCAGAGGCGCCGTGGGCGGGTGGGGTAGGCGAGTACGACGAAAAATCGGGGATTTGTTCGTTGGGCACTTGATGCCCCAGCTGCGGAGGCTACGGTTTTGGGACCAGGGCCTCCCACCGGTAGTTCCGCCTTTGATAGGCAACGAGCCGGGGCAGGCTTCTGTCGCACTGGTGGCGGAGCGCATGGAAGCTGGCCTTCGCGAGAAAGCACTCACGGAGAAAAACCCCACTGAAGCCCAACAAGCGGTCGGGACATACCTGATAAACTCCGCCGAAAATACGTGGTTTATCAGTAGTCCGGGTGGCCGATACATCTTGTTAAAAAAACGTGGCTTCCTTGGTGGTGGCGGCTTTGGTCTTGTGTACCATGTTGAACATCCCACCACAGGGCAACCATTCGCGCTGAAGATATTTGTTCAACGGGTGATGAACAATGAGGTAGGGGATAAAATATCTGACCTGATCGAGGATGAATTTGGAGTCATGAAGTACTTCCCCCCCGAATGGACGCCTGCGCGCATGTACTCGGAACTCCGGTTTATGGTGCCACTTCTAAAGCTCAGAGTTTTAGGAAAGCCCGAATTCCAGGATGTGCGGAACCATTTGCGTATATACAGTGTTTGCGCCCTATTTCCGAAGGCGCAAGGAGACTTAGAAGAAGCTGTTGTTTTACTTGCAGACATGGACAGAACAAACGCTTACAACATTCGTATGAGCTGTACGATTCAAATGGTCAAACTACTTGCAAGATTCCACGCGTTTGAACTTGTTCATGGCGATGTGAAACTGCAAAATTTTCTTGTTGATAAATCGGGATTGCTTCTACTTTCTGACTTCACTCAAATTCTTCGTACGAATGAGAGACGCTATCCACCTGTGGTAACAGTGATTTACATGTCTCCAGAAATAGCGACCTGTATGATCACTCGCTTGCGGAATGCTATTCCATACACGCCTCAGATAGACTCGTGGATGCTAGGAATATCCTTGTATCGTTTGTGGTGTGGTAACTTCCCCTTCGGAATGACTCTGGACGCCACCGCACTGCAGGTGGCTGGAATTGTAATCAggtcttctgcgtcgtctcttGACTTCGCCAGTTGCCACGACATTCCAGAACAGTTCCGCGAGATGATAGTGGGATTTCTACGCAAAACACCTGGTGTTCGACTATCTCCACAACAGGCGCTGGAGCAGTTCTCGTTACTCAACTGGAAAGGACCATCCCCGGCATCGGATACGGCTTCCGAAAGTGAACCAGTCAGTACCGAGGAGGCGGCTTTATTACAGAAGGAGTAA